From a single Tetrapisispora phaffii CBS 4417 chromosome 15, complete genome genomic region:
- the HTL1 gene encoding Htl1p (similar to Saccharomyces cerevisiae HTL1 (YCR020W-B); ancestral locus Anc_1.437) encodes MTTTNNIDIDNEIKQYNNVTLKSLTASQLLSQRENICELFQLIDDTAIHGMIVNEKRQTSTLNGLKSQLEILKKD; translated from the coding sequence ATGACCACAACGAATAACATCgatattgataatgaaataaaacaatacaaTAACGTAACTTTGAAATCATTAACAGCTTCACAACTACTATCACAAAGGGAAAATATATGTGAGCTGTTTCAATTGATAGACGATACTGCTATACATGGTATGATCGTCAACGAGAAAAGACAGACCTCGACATTAAATGGTTTAAAGTCTCaattagaaatattaaagaaggATTAG
- the UBC8 gene encoding E2 ubiquitin-conjugating protein UBC8 (similar to Saccharomyces cerevisiae UBC8 (YEL012W); ancestral locus Anc_1.436), whose amino-acid sequence MSSGNTKRRIETDVMKLLMSDHDVRLVNDNMQEFYVKFHGPKDTPYEGGVWRLHVELPDNYPYKSPSIGFVNKIFHPNIDIASGSICLDVINSTWSPLYDLLNIIEWMIPGLLKEPNGSDPLNNEAAGLQLHDKKIYEEKIKEYIDKYATLAKYKARFCTGSDSDDDEEDREGVDDSAEEEKESATVLAQHNGNVDSRYEASDDEISDVHSDELSDIAVSSDEEFE is encoded by the coding sequence ATGTCTAGTGGGAATACAAAGAGAAGAATTGAAACAGATGTGATGAAATTGCTAATGAGCGACCATGATGTTAGATTGGTGAACGACAATATGCAAGAATTTTATGTCAAATTCCATGGACCAAAAGATACACCTTACGAGGGTGGTGTCTGGAGACTTCATGTTGAGTTGCCAGACAATTATCCATATAAATCCCCAAGTATTGGTTTTGTGAACAAGATATTCCAtccaaatattgatattgcTTCAGGTTCCATTTGTTTGGATGTGATTAATTCTACATGGTCTCCATTATATGATCTActtaatataatagaatGGATGATCCCAGGGCTTCTAAAGGAACCTAATGGCAGTGATCCGTTAAATAATGAGGCTGCTGGATTACAGTTGCATgataagaaaatatatgaGGAGAAGatcaaagaatatattgataaatatgCAACCTTAGCAAAATATAAGGCCAGGTTCTGTACAGGGTCTGATAGCGATGATGACGAGGAAGACAGAGAAGGGGTTGACGATAGTGCTGAGGAAGAGAAAGAAAGTGCAACAGTTTTGGCTCAACATAACGGTAATGTGGACTCAAGATATGAAGCGTCCGATGATGAAATCAGTGACGTTCACTCTGATGAGTTAAGTGACATTGCTGTCTCAtctgatgaagaatttgaataa
- the CWH43 gene encoding Cwh43p (similar to Saccharomyces cerevisiae CWH43 (YCR017C); ancestral locus Anc_1.434), with product MVAVNGKIIPLTHTICASAAFLVALIVGCSLHYHKIVENAHYGYPDEWFPSVSATIGDRYPERSIFQILIALTSFPRFLLLLGHYYLNGSTTTFLVGVLRTVTCGGWVYITSTDDHNIHDIFMISYMVLTIPWNYFIIKYSSIKRRQTIVASMFYIVLFPLIYWYIQHQVHHVGGAYSMYAYFEWSLIVIDIAFDSLAYADFNRFTINLGFTNKDSELNWFFKIDQTKSLSIERSENDVKVVDEDNEVVYEEREIDTKVIKSSDEIIEILIENEKDISILSSTEPAPQYDSFIYILTTFFNSFIFWTAITGLGCSVWHFPLWYMGISGYEAAILGYGGCVVLFLPMMSTIIYQYGSLVGGLILLGSYLVSVPESRLLVVCAGAVILIAQFTLNLQAISNASINSGFTVLWILGLVFSVVLKMGFYSNNPLWPIMNETNGGWNKTGLIIVSIFGVLSPYTNSVHFSENNNQFKSQNHVSFFSKLSLGLGFGSLMFSIHQMLSDASTIIYWSWEGYNEVSQGPLQWPWSSVTCLTMLGACIFSVVFTGRSFVPCVLLAASTTILCLRSIKEWDNFIYGGLPYVVAIILIIPTYLSALSNIKSLWVFAIGALLYVIYILAHVWVVAYAFVPFGWLLRERIEVVLSSTTIFIIMGAVLNNGNVLKRGSALGKKFTLWLYFFSVLIATLTGVFTKQLQPIGVPQPYHPESKLITAGIWTIHFGLDNDMWASEDRMIELLKDMELDVFGVLESDTQRIVMGNRDLTSKLGHKLNMYSDYGPGPNKHTWGCALFSKFPIINSTHHLLPSPDGELAPAIHATLKTYNDQLVDVFVFHSGQEEDDEDRRLQTEALSKLMGSTDRPAILLSYLVTEPLEGNYNTYVSDISGMHDIDPSDDDRWCEYILYKNLLRTGYARVARGTITDTELQVGKFRVLPEIALEKLGDALYMNSYTNFPQDDDLKFPDMFLGEGERGHFYHVFDEPRYYRPGSPQNDEIYD from the coding sequence ATGGTAGCTGTTAATGGTAAGATTATCCCACTCACACATACTATTTGCGCAAGTGCTGCTTTTTTAGTGGCATTAATAGTGGGATGTTCTTTACATTACcataaaattgttgaaaacGCCCACTATGGCTATCCAGACGAATGGTTTCCAAGTGTGTCTGCTACGATTGGTGATCGATACCCTGAACGATCTATATTCCAGATTTTAATTGCTTTAACTTCCTTCCCAAGATTTCTTTTACTTTTAGGTCATTACTACTTGAATGGCTCAACAACCACATTTTTAGTTGGAGTTTTAAGGACAGTCACGTGTGGTGGCTGGGTTTACATTACTAGTACCGATGATCATAATATTCATGATATCTTTATGATTTCATATATGGTGTTGACAATTCCATggaattattttataatcaaataCTCTAGCATCAAAAGAAGACAAACTATTGTCGCATCGATGTTTTACATTGTTTTATTCCCATTGATTTATTGGTACATACAACATCAAGTACATCATGTTGGAGGCGCTTATTCCATGTACGCTTATTTCGAATGGAGCTTGATTGTTATTGATATTGCTTTCGATTCTTTAGCATATGCTGATTTCAATAGGTTCACTATCAATTTAGGTTTCACAAATAAGGATTCTGAATTGAATTGgttcttcaaaattgatCAAACTAAATCATTATCTATTGAACGTTCTGAAAATGATGTCAAGGTAGTTGATGAAGACAATGAAGTTGTATACGAAGAGAGAGAAATTGACACAAAGGTAATCAAATCAAGTGATGAAATTATAGAAAtcttaattgaaaatgaaaaggacatttcaattttaagCTCAACTGAGCCTGCCCCACAGTACGATTcctttatttatattctaaCTACTTTCTTTAACTCATTTATATTCTGGACAGCTATCACTGGGTTGGGTTGTAGTGTTTGGCATTTTCCATTATGGTACATGGGTATTTCAGGTTATGAAGCTGCTATCTTAGGTTACGGTGGGTGTGTcgttttatttttacctATGATGTCAActattatttatcaatatgGTTCATTGGTAGGTGGTTTGATACTTCTTGGCTCTTATTTGGTCAGTGTACCCGAATCAAGATTACTGGTTGTTTGTGCAGGTGCTGTTATTCTAATTGCTCAATTTACCTTAAATTTGCAGGCCATTTCAAACGCTTCGATCAATAGTGGATTCACAGTCCTATGGATTTTAGGTCTTGTCTTCTCTGTTGTTCTAAAAATGGGATTCTACTCCAACAATCCACTATGGCCAATCATGAATGAAACTAATGGCGGTTGGAATAAAACTGGACTAATTATTGTCTCAATATTTGGTGTTCTGTCACCTTATACAAATTCAGTTCATTTTTCTGAAAACAATAATCAATTCAAATCGCAAAATCAtgtttctttcttctctaAATTATCTCTGGGTTTGGGTTTTGGTTCTTTAATGTTTTCAATACATCAAATGTTAAGTGATGCTTCAACTATAATTTACTGGTCTTGGGAAGGTTATAATGAAGTGAGCCAAGGGCCATTGCAATGGCCATGGAGTTCAGTTACTTGCTTAACTATGTTAGGCGCTTGCATCTTTTCTGTGGTGTTCACCGGTAGATCATTTGTCCCATGTGTGCTATTGGCAGCGTCGACAACTATTTTATGTTTAAGGAGCATTAAAGAGTGGGACAATTTTATCTATGGTGGCTTACCATATGTGGTTgctattattttaataattccaaCCTACTTATCTGCTCTAAGCAACATTAAAAGTTTATGGGTATTCGCCATTGGTGCATTATTATATGTAATTTACATATTAGCCCATGTCTGGGTCGTAGCATATGCTTTTGTCCCATTCGGTTGGCTATTGAGAGAAAGAATTGAAGTTGTATTGTCAAGCACGACgattttcatcattatgGGAGCGGTATTAAATAATGGCAATGTATTAAAAAGAGGTTCTGCTTTGGGTAAGAAGTTCACATTGTGGTTATATTTCTTTAGCGTGTTAATTGCGACCTTGACTGGGGTATTTACAAAACAGCTACAGCCAATTGGAGTACCACAGCCATATCATCCAGAGTCTAAATTAATTACTGCTGGTATCTGGACTATTCATTTTGGTTTAGATAATGATATGTGGGCATCTGAAGATAGAATGATAGAATTATTGAAGGATATGGAACTAGATGTTTTTGGTGTCTTGGAATCTGATACACAACGTATTGTTATGGGTAATAGAGACTTAACAAGTAAATTAGGccataaattaaatatgtaTTCAGACTACGGGCCAGGACCAAACAAACATACTTGGGGATGTGCATTATTCTCTAAATTCCCAATAATTAATTCTACGCATCATTTATTACCATCTCCAGATGGTGAACTTGCACCAGCTATTCATGCTACCTTGAAAACATATAACGATCAATTAGTTGATGTATTTGTTTTTCACAGTGgacaagaagaagatgatgaagacAGAAGGTTACAGACTGAGGCTTTATCTAAACTAATGGGAAGCACAGATAGACCAGctattttattaagttACTTAGTAACTGAGCCACTAGAGGGTAATTATAATACCTATGTAAGTGATATCTCTGGTATGCATGACATTGATCCTTCAGACGATGACAGATGGTGTGAATATATCCTAtacaaaaatttattaagaaCAGGTTATGCAAGAGTTGCAAGAGGCACCATCACTGACACAGAACTACAAGTTGGTAAATTCCGTGTCCTACCTGAAATTGCATTAGAGAAACTTGGCGATGCATTATACATGAACAGTTACACCAATTTCCCTCAAGATGATGATCTAAAATTCCCAGATATGTTTTTAGGTGAAGGTGAAAGAGGCCATTTCTATCACGTATTTGATGAACCACGTTACTATAGACCAGGTTCACCTCAAAATGATGAGATATATGATTGA
- the SWM2 gene encoding Swm2p (similar to Saccharomyces cerevisiae YNR004W; ancestral locus Anc_1.433), whose translation MSIDEIIIDDDILIVFLNNFTENPELLNEFSDSLSVIYESIAKNRIFSSLASSMCQQVFNRWENRNKTVDKNVLRCCLDMWLIIKGTDYDIPKFEEIVSNLIIEEADVSQYFSENDERLEFDEITNEVLVDPLSNLILEEVEVTEFVDEEENE comes from the coding sequence ATGTctattgatgaaattattatagaTGACGATATTCtaattgtatttttgaataattttacaGAAAATCCAGAGCTTCTCAACGAGTTTTCAGACTCATTATCGGTGATATATGAGTCTATAGCCaaaaatagaatattttcttctttagcGAGCAGCATGTGCCAACAAGTATTTAATAGATGGGAAAATAGGAATAAAACAGTGGATAAAAACGTTTTGAGATGTTGTTTAGACATGTGGCTTATAATAAAGGGAACTGATTACGATATACCGAAGTTCGAAGAAATcgtttcaaatttaataatagaagAAGCTGATGTAtctcaatatttttctgAGAATGATGAAAGATTGgaatttgatgaaatcaCTAATGAAGTCTTAGTAGACCCGTTGAGTAACCTTATATTGGAAGAAGTTGAAGTGACAGAATTTGTTGACGAGGAGGAAAATGAATAG
- the TPHA0O00950 gene encoding sugar porter family MFS transporter (ancestral locus Anc_1.432), translated as MKSSTKDKILLRNVQFEGSLYKKFPKIYNVYFIAIISCISGLMLVFDISSMSSMLGTAPYKKYFGSPDATIQGGITASMSAGSFVGSLISPTISEAFGRRVSLHLCATFWIIGAVIQCASHNVAMLVCGRLISGIGVGFGSSAAPVYCSEIAPPKIRGLIGSLFQFSVTFGIMILFYIGYGCSFLDSSASFRITWGLQMVPGFILLVCTFFIPESPRWLGNKGNWDECINVITRINNTTKDTMTEEVALQVEEMKQAVNEDVANSDFGYIDLFKKKTIRKTIVGMSAQMWQQLCGMNVMMYYIVYIFEMAGHTGNNTLVSCSIQYVLNVVMTIPALFLVDKVGRRPLLLIGGVLMFSWLFAVSGLLATYSIPAPDGFEGDDTVRIRIPDENKSAADGVIACCYLFVCSFAPTWGVGIWLYCSEIFNNKERAKGSALSTSVNWIFNFAIALFVPSAFKNITWKTYIVFGVFSVALTIQTYFMFPETKGKSLEEIDMMWAANLPAWRTKSWVPDVIIPQLDVEPLEKGGSEGSTEFVEGSPYNDEKPITTHFEGSSDNDSI; from the coding sequence atgaaaTCTTCAACAAAGGACAAGATACTTTTGAGGAATGTGCAATTCGAAGGTTCTTTGTATAAGAAGTTCCCAAAAATTTACAATGTTTACTTCATTGCCATCATTTCCTGTATTTCAGGTCTTATGTTGGTTTTCgatatttcttcaatgTCATCAATGTTAGGCACTGCCCCTTATAAGAAGTACTTCGGCTCTCCTGATGCCACCATTCAAGGTGGTATCACGGCTTCAATGTCTGCTGGTTCTTTTGTCGGTTCTTTAATCTCTCCAACTATCTCAGAAGCCTTCGGAAGAAGAGTTTCTTTACATCTCTGTGCTACTTTCTGGATCATTGGTGCCGTTATTCAATGTGCTTCTCATAATGTCGCTATGTTAGTCTGTGGTCGTTTGATTTCAGGTATTGGTGTTGGTTTTGGTTCTTCTGCTGCTCCAGTTTACTGTTCCGAAATTGCGCCACCAAAAATTAGAGGTTTGATCGGTAGTTTATTCCAATTCTCCGTCACTTTCGGTATTATGATCTTATTTTACATCGGTTACGGTTGCAGTTTCTTAGACAGCTCTGCTTCTTTCAGAATAACTTGGGGTCTCCAAATGGTCCCGGGCTTTATTTTACTGGTCTGCACGTTCTTTATCCCAGAATCTCCAAGATGGTTAGGTAATAAAGGTAATTGGGATGAATGTATTAATGTTATCACTAGAATTAACAACACCACCAAGGATACTATGACTGAAGAAGTTGCTCTTCAAGTCGAAGAAATGAAACAGGCTGTTAATGAAGATGTTGCTAATTCCGACTTCGGTTACattgatttattcaaaaagaaGACTATCCGTAAAACTATCGTTGGTATGTCTGCTCAAATGTGGCAACAGTTATGTGGTATGAATGTTATGATGTATTATATTGTCTACATTTTCGAAATGGCTGGTCACACTGGTAATAACACTTTGGTTTCATGTTCAATCCAATATGTTTTAAACGTGGTCATGACCATTCCAGCATTGTTTTTAGTCGATAAAGTCGGTAGAAGACCATTGTTATTAATTGGTGGTGTTTTGATGTTCTCCTGGTTATTTGCTGTTTCAGGTCTACTAGCCACCTACTCAATCCCTGCTCCAGATGGTTTTGAGGGCGATGATACTGTCCGTATTAGAATCCCGGATGAGAACAAAAGTGCCGCTGACGGTGTCATTGCTTGTTGTTACTTATTCGTTTGTTCTTTCGCTCCAACATGGGGTGTTGGTATCTGGTTATACTGTTCTgaaatctttaataataaagaaagagCTAAGGGTTCCGCTTTATCTACTTCAGTTAATTGGATTTTCAACTTCGCCATCGCTTTATTTGTTCCAAGTGCtttcaaaaacattacCTGGAAAACATACATCGTATTCGGTGTTTTCTCCGTTGCCTTAACTATCCAGACTTACTTCATGTTCCCAGAAACAAAAGGTAAGAGtttagaagaaattgatatGATGTGGGCTGCCAACTTACCAGCTTGGAGAACAAAATCTTGGGTTCCAGATGTTATTATTCCACAATTGGATGTTGAACCATTAGAAAAGGGTGGTTCTGAAGGATCCACTGAATTCGTCGAAGGTTCCCCATACAATGACGAAAAACCAATAACAACACATTTCGAAGGCTCTTCTGATAATGACTcaatttga
- the TPHA0O00960 gene encoding uncharacterized protein, whose amino-acid sequence MGSRDFSVLYYVSIYHMPCVISFSYFVFCFRFWRRLDVLGSVQKNARTYYQLYYPASSFPPPSLEPLPSLNNTRTRNCVYENTNETESMTTRTTGSGSHTPAEKTRNKNNKQRRANLKRKSSVRQGISPRKTIVLLKWSVLGSLDLGCKRGQ is encoded by the coding sequence ATGGGGTCAAGAGACTTTTCTGTCCTTTATTACGTATCTATTTATCACATGCCATGTGTCATTTCGTTTTCGTATTTCGTTTTCTGTTTTCGGTTTTGGCGTCGACTCGATGTATTAGGATCTGTGCAAAAGAATGCAAGAACTTACTACCAGCTCTATTATCCAGCATCCTCATTTCCCCCTCCTTCCCTCGAGCCTCTGCCGTCTCTGAATAATACGCGCACAAGAAACTGCGTTTACGAAAACACTAACGAAACAGAGAGCATGACTACACGGACTACTGGCAGTGGCAGTCACACGCCCGCagaaaaaacaagaaataaGAATAACAAGCAACGAAGAGCGAACCTAAAACGGAAGTCGAGTGTTCGTCAGGGGATATCTCCGAGAAAAACCATTGTTCTACTAAAATGGTCCGTTCTTGGTAGTTTAGATCTCGGCTGCAAAAGAGGCCAATAA
- the RBP95 gene encoding RNA-binding ribosome assembly factor RBP95 (similar to Saccharomyces cerevisiae YCR016W; ancestral locus Anc_1.431), producing MSNLHIPAWKRINIVKDAQKAEGIDVNEDPLNVTTHLSTGSLTKRQKKQIINKTLSKGKENKVSKNTKDSQRNKIKVKKSERDSKPRILRDQVKYLIEFYLGKINDELPEPVKKLDFVSANLSIFNKKTDDDGGVIEVWKFSKQKQNWLLKHFFNIELIPVELNQLLFDYFELLNGFSKKQLVEECQKKIISWNDFIDEQEIQMAKLVEGDATEEEKKDADGSEDKTKNTTPSVDSEKPTETKLVLPPNKDEVRRARKMLETWLTVMKKKPEDHNREELDAFESVMNLKSFD from the coding sequence atgagTAACCTACATATCCCAGCATGGAAACGTATTAATATTGTCAAGGATGCGCAGAAAGCGGAAGGTATTGATGTGAATGAAGATCCATTGAATGTCACCACTCATTTATCGACTGGCTCTTTAACCAAGAGACAGAAAAAACAAATCATCAACAAGACGTTGTCCAAAggtaaagaaaataaagtGAGCAAGAACACTAAAGATAGCCAAAGGAATAAAATCAAAGTTAAGAAAAGTGAAAGAGACTCTAAGCCAAGGATACTAAGAGATCAAGTTAAATACttgattgaattttatCTAGGGAAGATCAATGATGAATTGCCTGAGCCAGTGAAAAAACTTGATTTTGTGTCGgctaatttatcaatatttaataagaaaACAGATGATGATGGTGGTGTAATCGAAGTTTGGAAATTTTCTAAACAGAAACAGAATTGGTTATTGAAGCATTTTTTCAACATTGAGTTGATTCCCGTTGAACTGAATCAGTTGCTGtttgattattttgaattgcTGAATGGCTTTTCCAAGAAACAACTTGTGGAAGAATGTCAAAAGAAGATAATCAGTTGGAACgattttattgatgaacAGGAAATACAAATGGCGAAACTAGTTGAAGGCGATGCCAccgaagaagaaaaaaaagatgcCGACGGATCCGAAGACAAGACCAAGAACACAACACCATCTGTAGACAGCGAGAAACCAACAGAAACCAAATTAGTCTTACCACCAAACAAGGACGAAGTAAGGAGGGCTAGAAAAATGTTAGAGACATGGCTTACTgtgatgaagaagaaaccGGAAGATCATAACCGAGAAGAACTTGATGCATTCGAATCCgtaatgaatttgaagagTTTCGACTAg
- the POL4 gene encoding DNA-directed DNA polymerase IV (similar to Saccharomyces cerevisiae POL4 (YCR014C); ancestral locus Anc_1.429): MLFYNKKFLILPNAESSHMQFIIKLIKKNGGAIVKWAPDVMKVIDRSSIVLINDSYVDSNNKLKQYDIFKRELRPWLVTDWEKVVDYRLNCVNIKKIHTWLDNGNFKITSNDLIETISVENSGKRVLDSQNELELSSNKRLKQNEMIIDNNDNPIENKSNSGESTNPKRTEIKSVTSDTNDIRDNKFLADALQILSKRCGLKGEKFRARSYQLAADSILKAQFAIKSGHQAQKNMMHIGPSISRKIDILLKEGTLPGLSVKSEKDDNIAYFMGCHNIGIGLAKKWELLKIKTFKEALEKQPTDFQTTWPTLFGISYYEDWSRPIMREECEEHLKTVQDELRLIDKDCKVELQGSYRRGAKTCGDIDLLFYKEGCDDIAQLGKVIEDLAISLYERNYVQCFLLSSSKIANIFDDKINERYKVAGIERKYRKSNETIKKLFLGVKLPNRNTDSLKLDPKMKLKDDDLFLSLNSKAGESVCRRMDFFLSRWSELGACRIQYTGSTDYNRKMKIIAMNKSMKISPHGLFKDDVLLESFDERKIFDILNIKYVEPEQRVNTVTLLPDKIK; the protein is encoded by the coding sequence ATGCTGTTttacaataaaaaatttctaatattaCCCAATGCTGAGTCATCTCATATGcagtttattattaaactgataaagaaaaatggaGGTGCTATTGTCAAGTGGGCCCCTGATGTAATGAAAGTAATTGATCGGAGTTCAATTGTTTTGATTAATGATTCGTACGTAGactctaataataaattgaaacaGTATGACATTTTTAAGAGAGAGTTAAGACCTTGGCTAGTTACAGATTGGGAAAAGGTAGTAGATTACAGGCTAAACTGtgttaatattaaaaagataCATACTTGGTTGGATAATGgaaactttaaaataaCGTCTAACgatttaattgaaactATTTCAGTAGAAAATTCAGGCAAAAGAGTTTTGGACTCTCAAAACGAATTAGAGTTAAGTTCAAATAAGAGGTTAAAGCAAAATGAGATGATAATTGATAACAATGATAACCCAATTGAAAACAAGAGTAATTCAGGAGAATCTACAAATCCGAAAAGAACTGAAATTAAATCAGTGACGTCTGATACTAATGATATTAGAGATAACAAATTTTTAGCTGATGCACTCCAAATACTATCGAAGAGATGTGGTTTAAAAGGAGAAAAATTTCGTGCAAGGAGTTATCAACTGGCAGCTGACTCGATTTTAAAAGCACAGTTCGCTATTAAATCAGGACACCAAGCTCAAAAAAACATGATGCATATAGGTCCTTCAATTTCTcgaaaaattgatattcttttaaaggAAGGTACCTTACCAGGGTTATCAGTAAAATCAGAAAAAGACGACAATATCGCCTATTTCATGGGATGCCATAACATTGGAATAGGGCTTGCTAAAAAATGGGAACTGctcaaaattaaaacattCAAAGAAGCATTAGAAAAGCAACCTACTGATTTTCAAACTACATGGCCAACTCTATTCGGGATAAGTTACTATGAGGATTGGTCAAGACCCATAATGAGAGAAGAATGTGAAGAACATTTAAAGACTGTTCAAGATGAGTTAAGATTGATAGACAAGGATTGCAAGGTTGAACTTCAAGGTAGTTATAGAAGAGGAGCTAAAACCTGCGGCGACatagatttattattttacaaaGAAGGTTGTGATGACATTGCTCAATTAGGAAAAGTTATTGAGGATTTGGCAATATCTCTATATGAAAGGAACTACGTCCAATGTTTCCTACTGTCTTCCTCAAAAATTgctaatatttttgatgaCAAGATTAATGAAAGGTATAAAGTGGCAGGCATCGAAAGAAAGTACCGTAAATCCAATGAAACCATTAAAAAGTTATTTCTTGGCGTTAAGCTTCCAAACAGAAACACTGActcattaaaattagatCCGAAAATGAAACttaaagatgatgatttatttttgtcaTTGAATAGCAAAGCTGGTGAATCGGTGTGTCGAAGAATGGATTTTTTCCTCTCCAGATGGTCAGAACTGGGAGCATGCAGAATACAATACACAGGATCAACAGATTATAATaggaaaatgaaaataattgcAATGAATAAATCAATGAAGATTTCTCCGCATGGGCTCTTTAAGGATGATGTTTTGCTTGAAAGCTTTGATGAGAGAAAAATCTTTGACATTCTTAACATTAAATACGTGGAACCAGAACAGCGAGTAAACACTGTTACTTTATTACCtgacaaaataaaataa
- the PGK1 gene encoding phosphoglycerate kinase (similar to Saccharomyces cerevisiae PGK1 (YCR012W); ancestral locus Anc_1.428) yields the protein MSLSSKLSVTDLDLAGKRVFIRVDFNVPLDGDKITSNQRIVAALPTIKYALEKGAQYVVLASHLGRPNGERVAKYSLKPVQAELSTLLGKPVEFLNDCVGPEVEAACKAAPKGSVILLENLRYHIEEEGSKKVDGKKVKATDDEVATFRKQLSSLADVYINDAFGTAHRAHSSMVGFDLPQRAAGFLLEKELKYFAMALENPKRPFLAILGGAKVADKIQLIDNLLDKVDSIIIGGGMAFTFKKVIENAQIGDSIFDEAGAEIVPKLMEKAKAKGVKVVLPIDFVIADDFSATANTKIVSDKEGIPAGWQGLDNGPETRKLFAATVAEAKTIVWNGPPGVFEFEKFAAGTKSLLDAAVASCQSGNTVIIGGGDTATVAKKYGVTDKISHVSTGGGASLELLEGKVLPGVAFLSEK from the coding sequence atgtCTTTATCTTCTAAATTATCCGTTACCGACTTAGACTTAGCTGGTAAGAGAGTCTTCATCAGAGTTGATTTCAACGTCCCATTAGATGGTGACAAGATCACTTCTAACCAAAGAATCGTTGCTGCTTTACCAACAATCAAGTACGCTTTAGAAAAGGGTGCTCAATACGTTGTTTTAGCTTCTCATTTAGGTAGACCAAATGGTGAAAGAGTCGCCAAGTACTCTTTGAAGCCAGTTCAAGCTGAATTATCTACTTTATTAGGTAAGCCAGTTGAATTCTTGAACGACTGTGTCGGTCCTGAAGTTGAGGCTGCTTGTAAGGCTGCTCCAAAGGGTTCCGTTATCTTATTAGAAAACTTAAGATACCACATCGAAGAAGAAGGTTCCAAGAAGGTTGACGGTAAGAAAGTCAAGGCCACTGACGATGAAGTCGCCACTTTCAGAAAGCAATTGTCTTCTTTAGCTGATGTTTACATTAACGATGCTTTCGGTACCGCTCACAGAGCCCACTCTTCCATGGTTGGTTTCGACTTACCACAAAGAGCTGCTGGTTTCTTATTAGAAAAGGAATTGAAATACTTCGCTATGGCTTTGGAAAACCCAAAGAGACCATTCTTAGCCATCTTAGGTGGTGCTAAGGTCGCTGATAAGATTCAATTAATTGACAACTTATTAGACAAGGTCGACTCTATCATCATTGGTGGTGGTATGGCTTTCACCTTCAAGAAGGTTATCGAAAACGCTCAAATTGGTGACTCCATCTTCGATGAAGCTGGTGCCGAAATTGTTCCAAAATTAATGGAAAAGGCTAAGGCTAAGGGTGTCAAGGTCGTCTTACCAATTGACTTCGTCATTGCTGATGACTTCTCCGCTACCGCTAACACCAAGATTGTCTCTGACAAGGAAGGTATCCCAGCTGGCTGGCAAGGTCTAGACAACGGTCCAGAAACTAGAAAATTATTTGCTGCTACCGTTGCCGAAGCTAAAACCATTGTCTGGAACGGTCCACCAGGTGTTTTCGAATTCGAAAAATTCGCTGCTGGTACCAAATCTTTATTAGATGCTGCCGTTGCCTCTTGTCAATCTGGTAACACTGTTATCATCGGTGGTGGTGACACTGCCACTGTTGCCAAGAAGTACGGTGTCACTGACAAGATCTCCCATGTCTCTACCGGTGGTGGTGCTTCCttagaattattagaaGGTAAGGTCTTACCAGGTGTTGCTTTCTTATCTGAGAAATAA